A window of Pantoea agglomerans contains these coding sequences:
- a CDS encoding XRE family transcriptional regulator, which translates to MNVGEKIRQIRKAKKMTLNELALLADSDVGNLSRLERGKQGYSDAQLKKIAAALQVPTSDLFSSSDVNDTVDSYSVVSLTNARRDDVYRVDVLEVSASAGNGSPSRDVVEVIRSIEYDPEQAKLIFGSAPQEMVKLINVRGDSMQGTIEPGDLIFVDQRVNYFDGDGIYVFDFNGDTYVKRLQKVKADLLVISDNTKYREWTINPEEAEMLHVSGRVMLSQSQQFRRHG; encoded by the coding sequence ATGAACGTTGGAGAAAAAATTCGCCAAATCCGCAAGGCGAAAAAAATGACCCTTAATGAACTGGCATTGCTGGCGGACAGCGATGTGGGGAACCTGTCGCGCTTAGAGCGCGGTAAACAGGGTTACAGTGATGCGCAATTAAAAAAAATTGCCGCTGCGCTTCAGGTGCCAACTTCCGACCTATTTTCATCCAGTGATGTAAATGATACTGTGGATTCATACAGTGTTGTTTCGCTAACTAATGCGAGGAGGGATGATGTGTATAGGGTTGATGTGCTTGAAGTATCCGCCAGCGCCGGAAATGGTTCACCATCTAGGGATGTGGTGGAAGTCATTAGATCTATTGAATATGATCCCGAACAAGCGAAGCTGATATTCGGCTCCGCACCTCAGGAAATGGTTAAACTCATCAACGTTCGCGGCGATAGCATGCAGGGGACAATCGAACCCGGAGATCTGATATTTGTAGACCAACGCGTCAATTACTTTGATGGGGATGGTATATATGTCTTTGATTTTAATGGGGATACTTACGTTAAGCGCTTGCAAAAAGTTAAAGCCGACCTGCTCGTTATCTCTGACAACACTAAATATCGTGAATGGACCATCAACCCTGAAGAAGCCGAAATGCTCCATGTATCTGGACGCGTTATGCTGAGTCAATCGCAGCAGTTCCGCCGTCACGGTTAA
- the exoX gene encoding exodeoxyribonuclease X, translating into MSAVIRVIDTETTSFEGGVCEIASIDIVDGTLCNPMSDFVKPPEPITTAAMAVHHITDAMVADALPIDNVIGRYLGASVYVAHNAAFDRPKLPQITGPWICTLKLARKLYPELESHSNQYLRYHFMLDVEVPEHLHAHRALYDCYVTAALLLRLNREARFTIAQMRDISARPSLLHAMRFGKHKGKTFEEIAAKDPGYLRWALGNMELDEDQTFTMQHHLQQGG; encoded by the coding sequence ATGTCTGCAGTTATTCGCGTGATCGACACTGAAACCACCAGCTTTGAAGGCGGCGTGTGTGAGATTGCCAGCATCGATATTGTCGATGGCACGCTGTGTAACCCGATGAGCGACTTCGTTAAGCCGCCTGAGCCAATCACTACCGCTGCGATGGCAGTACACCACATCACCGATGCAATGGTCGCCGACGCGCTGCCGATTGATAACGTGATTGGCCGCTATCTGGGCGCATCTGTTTATGTCGCGCACAATGCCGCGTTTGACCGCCCCAAGCTGCCGCAAATCACGGGCCCCTGGATCTGCACGCTCAAGCTGGCGCGGAAGCTCTATCCAGAGCTGGAAAGCCATTCGAACCAGTACCTACGTTATCACTTCATGCTTGATGTCGAAGTGCCGGAACACCTGCACGCGCACCGCGCGCTATATGACTGTTATGTCACGGCTGCGCTGCTGCTGCGCCTGAACCGTGAAGCACGTTTTACGATCGCCCAGATGCGCGACATCTCCGCGCGCCCTTCCCTGCTGCATGCTATGCGTTTCGGTAAGCACAAGGGCAAAACGTTCGAAGAGATAGCCGCCAAAGATCCCGGCTATCTACGCTGGGCGCTGGGAAATATGGAATTGGATGAAGACCAGACATTCACCATGCAACATCACCTGCAGCAAGGGGGCTGA
- a CDS encoding ATP-binding protein — translation MGIPVLILGDSGSGKSASLMHLNPDHGFLINPENKRLPFKSSGWKPRDFAAKTGNVFFTDVPGDIVLIISHARRAGKKFVVVDDFQYVMGNQFMRRRSEKSFEKFTEIGGGAWDVIRAAQAAEDDLIVYFLAHTEETPAGRIKMKTIGKMLDEKITVEGMFSIALRTGVTDGRYYFTTQSDGTDPVKSPIGLFEQFQIDNDLNAVDTAIRDYYELNDGATA, via the coding sequence ATGGGTATCCCGGTCCTTATCCTGGGTGACTCAGGTTCAGGCAAATCGGCCAGCCTGATGCATCTCAATCCCGATCATGGCTTCCTGATCAACCCGGAAAATAAGCGTCTGCCCTTCAAGTCCAGCGGCTGGAAGCCACGCGATTTTGCCGCGAAAACCGGGAATGTTTTCTTCACTGATGTGCCTGGCGATATTGTGCTAATCATCAGCCATGCGCGGCGCGCCGGTAAAAAGTTTGTTGTGGTCGACGATTTCCAATACGTGATGGGCAACCAGTTCATGCGGCGCCGCAGTGAAAAATCGTTCGAGAAGTTCACGGAAATTGGCGGCGGCGCATGGGATGTGATCCGCGCGGCGCAGGCAGCCGAAGATGACCTGATTGTTTATTTCCTCGCGCATACCGAAGAGACGCCCGCCGGCCGCATCAAGATGAAAACCATCGGCAAGATGCTGGACGAGAAAATCACAGTTGAGGGCATGTTCAGCATCGCCCTGCGCACCGGCGTGACGGATGGTCGCTACTACTTCACCACGCAGTCTGATGGCACTGACCCGGTTAAATCGCCGATCGGTCTCTTCGAGCAATTCCAGATCGACAACGACCTGAACGCCGTCGACACGGCGATACGGGACTATTACGAACTCAATGACGGAGCTACCGCATAA
- a CDS encoding HD family hydrolase gives MSWITTQSGKHFDFNNISPDAICIEDIACALSNLCRFTGHVQDFYSVAQHSVHVSYLVPPTFALDALLHDAAEAYIGDCVSPLKALLPDYQEIEKRVELAVAKRFGIRTLGKWPEVKRADLIMLATERRDLDLDDGTPWPILEGVEPAPFLLSPLNPRQSRVLFLQRYNDLKGNHHG, from the coding sequence ATGTCATGGATAACCACTCAGTCAGGCAAGCATTTCGACTTTAACAACATTTCTCCCGATGCTATTTGCATCGAAGACATCGCCTGCGCGCTGTCAAATCTGTGCCGTTTCACCGGCCACGTGCAGGACTTTTACAGCGTGGCGCAGCACTCGGTTCACGTCAGTTATCTGGTTCCACCGACGTTTGCACTGGATGCACTTTTACACGACGCAGCGGAAGCATACATCGGTGATTGCGTGTCTCCCCTTAAAGCACTGCTGCCCGATTATCAGGAAATAGAAAAGCGCGTGGAGTTGGCAGTAGCTAAGCGTTTCGGTATCCGCACTCTTGGTAAATGGCCTGAAGTTAAGCGAGCAGACCTGATCATGCTGGCCACAGAACGCCGCGACCTCGATTTAGATGACGGCACACCTTGGCCAATCCTCGAAGGTGTAGAGCCTGCACCGTTTCTTCTTTCTCCGCTTAATCCGCGGCAGTCGCGCGTTCTGTTCCTCCAGCGCTACAACGATTTGAAAGGCAATCATCATGGCTAA
- a CDS encoding helix-turn-helix domain-containing protein: protein MREANGLTISEVALAVQIDVGNLSRIERGIQVTSIETAEKISRYFQGKISEMQILYPQRYIQQTKTE, encoded by the coding sequence ATGCGTGAAGCGAATGGACTCACCATCAGTGAGGTCGCGCTGGCTGTACAGATTGATGTCGGAAACCTGAGTCGCATTGAACGCGGCATCCAGGTCACCTCAATCGAAACCGCTGAAAAAATATCTCGTTACTTCCAGGGGAAGATCAGCGAGATGCAGATTCTTTATCCGCAGCGGTACATCCAGCAAACCAAAACTGAGTGA
- a CDS encoding phage N-6-adenine-methyltransferase has product MTEITLNPYCAALEQLRAQPTHKLKEIGDQWRSPERLWWGINSLFGPFVLDLFADRDNAKCEAYYTAEDNALTQNWSERLAELNGTAYANPPYSRAAMNGDVYITGMRHIMAHTMAMRELGGRYVFLIKAATGEVWWPEDADHIAFVRGRISFDLPTWYRPADGQPAESSAGFGAAIAVFDKKWRGPAFDYISRDDLEARGAAFMKQIERAAARRAPYDQPTLPHDSSSNVWPAEVLLLAQQLPVLSNLADDHQRKVKHHINRMLLERQPHAEIITAAQSLATTFGEHAQ; this is encoded by the coding sequence ATGACAGAGATAACGCTCAATCCATATTGCGCGGCGCTGGAACAGCTGCGCGCGCAGCCAACCCACAAGCTAAAAGAGATTGGTGATCAATGGCGATCGCCAGAGCGGCTTTGGTGGGGAATAAATTCGCTGTTCGGTCCATTCGTGCTGGACCTGTTTGCCGACCGTGATAACGCAAAATGCGAGGCGTATTACACAGCTGAAGATAATGCCCTGACCCAAAACTGGTCGGAACGCCTGGCTGAACTTAATGGCACAGCCTACGCAAATCCGCCTTACAGCCGCGCCGCTATGAATGGGGACGTATATATCACCGGTATGCGTCACATCATGGCGCACACCATGGCGATGCGCGAGCTGGGTGGGCGTTACGTCTTCCTAATAAAAGCGGCCACTGGTGAGGTGTGGTGGCCGGAAGATGCGGATCACATTGCCTTCGTGCGCGGGCGAATCAGTTTCGACCTGCCAACCTGGTACCGGCCAGCCGATGGTCAGCCAGCTGAATCATCCGCCGGATTCGGCGCGGCGATCGCGGTGTTCGATAAGAAATGGCGCGGACCAGCGTTCGATTACATAAGCCGCGACGATTTGGAAGCACGCGGTGCCGCTTTTATGAAGCAGATAGAGCGCGCAGCTGCGCGTCGGGCCCCTTATGATCAGCCCACTCTGCCCCATGATTCTTCGTCAAATGTCTGGCCCGCTGAAGTGCTGCTGCTGGCGCAGCAGTTACCTGTCCTGTCCAATCTCGCTGATGACCACCAGCGAAAAGTGAAGCATCACATCAATCGTATGCTGCTGGAACGCCAGCCGCACGCTGAAATCATAACGGCAGCTCAGTCGCTTGCCACCACATTCGGAGAGCATGCCCAATGA
- a CDS encoding DNA cytosine methyltransferase — protein MREIIVDNFAGGGGASTGIEMATGRSVDIAINHDPNAIAMHTTNHPETLHYCESVFDIDPLAATAGAPVGLAWFSPDCRHFSKAKGSKPVKKEIRGLAWIVIRWALAKRPRVIMLENVEEFKTWGPLLIDEERPDPARAGETFAAFVGMLTTGVPADHPALDEVCDFLQIGRQSADARRLTSGLGYTVESRELRACDYGAPTIRKRFFMVMRCDGQPVVWPQATHGDPKSLTVQSGHLKPWRTAAECIDWSIPCPSIFGRSKPLAENTLKRIARGIQRFVIDNPTPFIVKCNHTSSKTKYDCFRGQSLDEPLKTITQTHGYAVVAPVFAGTGGSTFQMKPRPVDKPFFTLLTQNRTNVICPRLAPVISRQFGKSIGHALDEPAGTVTAGGGGKSALVSPTLIQVGYGERPGQAPRAPGLARPLGTIVAGGGKHALVSAFLAKHFGGNYSGPGAGMDAPALTVTTTDHHALVTSNLVKLRGTCRDGQRTDEPMPTVTAGGQHVGEVRAFLMKYYGNEKGGIGLTDPLGTVTTNDRFGLVTVDGTDYEIVDIGMRMLQPHELYAAQGFPSWYIIDRDYRGNKYAKDKQVARCGNAVPPPFAEALVRANLPEMCSPLTQEKIA, from the coding sequence ATGAGGGAGATCATCGTCGATAACTTTGCCGGCGGCGGCGGTGCCAGCACCGGGATTGAAATGGCCACCGGCCGCAGCGTTGACATCGCGATTAACCACGACCCGAACGCGATCGCCATGCACACCACAAACCATCCGGAGACGTTGCATTATTGTGAGTCGGTCTTCGATATCGACCCGCTGGCCGCGACCGCTGGCGCTCCGGTAGGTCTGGCATGGTTTTCGCCAGACTGCCGTCATTTTAGTAAAGCGAAGGGCAGCAAACCGGTCAAAAAGGAGATTCGCGGGCTGGCGTGGATCGTCATCCGGTGGGCTCTGGCTAAGCGACCACGCGTCATCATGCTGGAAAACGTGGAAGAGTTTAAGACCTGGGGGCCGCTGCTGATCGATGAAGAGCGGCCAGATCCGGCGCGCGCAGGGGAAACGTTCGCTGCGTTCGTTGGCATGCTGACCACCGGCGTGCCGGCCGATCATCCCGCGCTGGATGAGGTTTGCGACTTTCTTCAAATCGGCCGCCAAAGCGCCGACGCGCGTCGCCTGACCTCTGGGCTTGGCTATACAGTTGAATCGCGCGAGCTGCGTGCCTGCGATTATGGCGCGCCAACGATCCGCAAACGCTTCTTTATGGTGATGCGCTGCGATGGGCAGCCGGTTGTCTGGCCACAGGCGACCCATGGTGACCCGAAAAGCCTCACGGTTCAGTCTGGCCACTTAAAACCATGGCGAACAGCAGCTGAATGCATCGACTGGTCTATCCCATGCCCGAGCATTTTTGGCCGCAGCAAACCTCTGGCCGAAAACACGTTGAAGCGCATCGCCCGCGGCATCCAGCGCTTCGTGATCGATAATCCCACGCCATTTATCGTGAAGTGCAACCACACCAGCAGCAAAACGAAGTACGACTGCTTCCGCGGCCAGTCGCTGGATGAGCCGCTCAAGACAATCACACAGACCCATGGCTATGCGGTGGTTGCGCCCGTGTTCGCCGGTACCGGCGGATCCACATTCCAGATGAAACCACGGCCTGTAGATAAACCGTTTTTCACGCTGCTAACGCAGAACAGAACCAATGTGATTTGCCCGCGGCTGGCGCCGGTCATTTCCCGACAGTTCGGCAAGAGCATAGGCCACGCACTGGATGAACCTGCAGGTACGGTAACGGCCGGCGGCGGAGGGAAAAGCGCGCTGGTGAGCCCAACGCTGATACAGGTCGGTTATGGTGAAAGACCCGGGCAGGCGCCGCGCGCGCCAGGACTTGCTCGCCCACTCGGAACCATTGTCGCCGGCGGCGGTAAGCATGCGCTGGTATCCGCTTTTCTGGCCAAGCACTTCGGCGGCAACTATTCCGGCCCCGGTGCTGGTATGGATGCTCCGGCACTTACTGTCACGACCACTGATCATCATGCTCTGGTGACCAGCAATCTCGTCAAGTTGCGGGGAACCTGTCGGGACGGCCAGCGCACTGACGAGCCGATGCCGACTGTTACCGCTGGCGGGCAGCATGTCGGTGAGGTACGCGCCTTCCTTATGAAGTATTACGGCAATGAGAAAGGCGGTATCGGGCTGACTGATCCGCTCGGCACCGTAACCACCAACGATCGTTTCGGCCTGGTGACCGTAGACGGTACTGACTACGAAATCGTTGATATCGGGATGCGCATGCTTCAGCCGCATGAACTGTACGCAGCCCAGGGCTTCCCTTCCTGGTACATCATCGATCGGGATTACCGCGGCAATAAATACGCCAAAGACAAGCAGGTTGCCCGTTGCGGCAACGCAGTTCCGCCACCGTTCGCCGAAGCGCTGGTGCGCGCGAATTTACCTGAAATGTGTTCACCTTTGACTCAGGAGAAAATCGCATGA
- a CDS encoding excisionase: MSLDVMPISTYCQTTGESVDAINKRIQRKIWQVGVHVLKVDGVQERWIDLEEVNRWARKSRDPLYRGA, encoded by the coding sequence ATGAGCCTTGATGTAATGCCCATTTCCACATACTGCCAAACCACCGGTGAATCCGTCGATGCCATTAACAAACGGATACAAAGGAAGATCTGGCAGGTGGGTGTTCACGTATTAAAAGTGGACGGCGTCCAAGAACGCTGGATTGATCTTGAAGAGGTAAATAGATGGGCAAGAAAGAGCAGGGATCCGCTTTACCGCGGGGCATAA